Proteins found in one Micromonospora sp. WMMD1082 genomic segment:
- a CDS encoding ATP-dependent DNA helicase RecQ yields the protein MKLTTHSMSLRRAARSLFGWTALRPNQLAAMRAVMRRRDALVVLPTGAGKSAIYQIPASLIPGPTVVISPLLALQQDQIAALNERQRPELRAVRISSDEAPAQQAEAIDEIRDGRAEFLFITPEQLANPNRLAEVRDLRPALVAIDEAHCISAWGHDFRPDYLALGQLIEGIGRPPVVALTATASPPVRDDIVARLRLRKPEIVVSGLDRPNLFFEVAHCPTEDYRWRRLIALLREDKRPGIIYVPTRRAAEDLAGRLTDTGFPAQFYHGGMAATARARLHEAFLADQVPIMVATSAFGMGIDKPNIAWVVHMALPDSPDSYFQEIGRAGRNGQPARVLLLWQAEDIGLQRYFSGGLPDATELRDLAALLRRAPTTRTELREVTGLGPRKLGQFLALLEQVGAAQPQPGQRVGAPRYAPTPVDAAAAAVAEAERQQNLTRSRTDMMRAFAETSACRGQTLLAYFGEQMTEICGHCDNCHAGTSVADNGAVGPFPVHSQVRHAEWGAGLVLSYEEGRMTVLFDEVGYKTLSVSVVSEQGLLTLD from the coding sequence ATGAAGCTGACCACGCACTCGATGTCGTTGCGCCGTGCCGCGCGCAGCCTGTTCGGCTGGACCGCCCTGCGCCCCAACCAGTTGGCCGCGATGCGCGCCGTGATGCGGCGGCGCGACGCGCTGGTGGTGTTGCCCACCGGTGCCGGGAAGTCGGCGATCTACCAGATCCCGGCCAGCCTGATCCCCGGGCCGACCGTGGTGATCTCACCGCTGCTCGCCCTGCAGCAGGACCAGATCGCCGCGCTCAACGAGCGGCAGCGACCGGAGCTGCGGGCGGTCCGGATCAGCTCGGACGAGGCGCCGGCCCAGCAGGCCGAGGCGATCGACGAGATCCGCGACGGTCGGGCCGAGTTCCTCTTCATCACCCCGGAACAGCTGGCCAACCCGAACCGGCTGGCCGAGGTCCGTGACCTGCGGCCGGCGCTGGTGGCGATCGACGAGGCGCACTGCATCTCCGCCTGGGGCCACGACTTCCGCCCGGACTACCTCGCCCTCGGCCAGCTCATCGAGGGCATCGGCCGGCCACCGGTGGTCGCCCTGACCGCCACCGCCTCCCCGCCGGTACGCGACGACATCGTCGCCCGGCTGCGGCTGCGCAAGCCCGAGATCGTGGTCTCCGGCCTGGACCGGCCCAACCTCTTCTTCGAGGTGGCGCACTGCCCCACCGAGGACTACCGGTGGCGGCGGCTGATCGCGCTGCTGCGCGAGGACAAGCGGCCGGGGATCATCTACGTGCCCACCCGCCGGGCGGCCGAGGATCTGGCCGGGCGCCTCACCGACACCGGCTTCCCGGCGCAGTTCTACCACGGCGGGATGGCGGCCACCGCCCGCGCCCGGCTGCACGAGGCGTTCCTCGCCGACCAGGTGCCCATCATGGTGGCGACCTCGGCCTTCGGCATGGGCATCGACAAGCCGAACATCGCCTGGGTGGTGCACATGGCGCTGCCCGACTCGCCGGACAGCTATTTCCAGGAGATCGGTCGCGCCGGGCGCAACGGCCAGCCGGCCCGCGTACTGCTGCTGTGGCAGGCCGAGGACATCGGACTGCAACGCTACTTCAGCGGCGGCCTGCCCGACGCCACCGAGCTGCGGGACCTGGCCGCGCTGCTGCGCCGCGCACCGACCACCCGCACGGAGCTGCGCGAGGTCACCGGGCTGGGCCCGCGCAAGCTCGGGCAGTTCCTCGCCCTGCTGGAACAGGTCGGTGCCGCGCAGCCACAGCCGGGGCAGCGCGTCGGCGCCCCCCGCTACGCCCCCACGCCGGTCGACGCGGCGGCGGCCGCCGTGGCCGAGGCGGAACGGCAGCAGAACCTGACCCGGTCGCGTACCGACATGATGCGCGCCTTCGCCGAGACCAGCGCCTGCCGGGGACAGACGCTGCTGGCCTACTTCGGCGAGCAGATGACCGAGATCTGTGGGCACTGCGACAACTGTCACGCCGGCACCAGCGTCGCCGACAACGGCGCGGTGGGGCCGTTCCCCGTACACAGCCAGGTCCGGCACGCGGAATGGGGCGCGGGCCTGGTGCTCAGTTACGAGGAGGGCCGGATGACGGTCCTGTTCGACGAGGTCGGGTACAAGACGCTCTCGGTGAGCGTGGTGTCCGAACAGGGGCTGCTGACCCTGGATTAA
- a CDS encoding ABC transporter permease, whose amino-acid sequence MSELTFRPGHVAVMVGRCVRLSRRNIDALLTSLLLPVILMLLFVYLFGGAIETGSAYVTYVVPGVLLLCAGFGAAGTAVSVTTDLTNGMIERLRTMDVGATSILAGHVVASVARNMVSTVLVLGVAVAIGFRPAVAPLRWLAAAGVLLLFLLAVSWLSAAFGLLARTPEAASGYTFLVMFLPYPSSAFVPVETMPGWLRGFAEHQPVTPVIESLRGLLLDTPVGSAPVRAAAWFLGLLAVAVVLSGVLFRRRVA is encoded by the coding sequence GTGTCTGAGCTGACGTTCCGACCGGGGCATGTGGCGGTGATGGTCGGCCGCTGCGTGCGGTTGTCCCGGCGCAACATCGACGCGCTGCTCACCTCGCTGCTGCTGCCGGTGATCCTGATGCTGCTCTTCGTCTACCTCTTCGGTGGGGCGATCGAGACCGGTTCCGCGTACGTGACCTATGTGGTGCCCGGCGTGCTGCTGCTCTGCGCCGGCTTCGGCGCGGCGGGCACCGCGGTCAGTGTCACCACCGACCTGACCAACGGCATGATCGAGCGGCTGCGCACGATGGACGTCGGCGCGACCTCGATCCTCGCCGGGCACGTGGTGGCGAGCGTGGCGCGCAACATGGTCTCCACCGTGCTGGTGCTCGGTGTCGCCGTGGCGATCGGGTTCCGGCCGGCCGTCGCGCCGCTGCGCTGGCTGGCCGCCGCCGGGGTGCTGCTGCTGTTCCTGCTGGCGGTGTCGTGGCTGTCGGCGGCGTTCGGCCTGCTGGCCCGCACCCCGGAGGCCGCCAGCGGCTACACCTTCCTGGTGATGTTCCTGCCGTACCCGAGCAGTGCCTTCGTGCCGGTCGAGACCATGCCCGGCTGGCTGCGCGGCTTCGCGGAGCACCAGCCGGTCACGCCGGTCATCGAGTCGCTGCGCGGGCTGCTGCTGGACACCCCGGTCGGCTCGGCGCCGGTCCGCGCGGCCGCCTGGTTCCTCGGGCTGCTCGCCGTCGCGGTGGTGCTCTCCGGGGTGCTGTTCCGCCGCCGCGTCGCCTGA
- a CDS encoding ATP-binding cassette domain-containing protein, with protein MVNGPPAVELVDLRKSFGDLVVLDGLTMRVPTGGVHALLGQNGAGKTTTVRILATLTRPDSGVARVAGHDVVRERRRVRRAISLAGQHAALDDGQTGVENLTMLARLTGLPGPAARDRAAALLDRFDLADAAGRRVVTYSGGMRRRLDLAASLVGTPSVIFLDEPTTGLDPRSRQGLWEVIGELAGAGVTVLLTTQYLEEADRLADRVMVLHQGGLVAEGTAADLKRRFGAQRLELTWRDADGFAEAARCLGDRVTHREPARRELSVATDGSAPQVRGLLDEVDPDRHGVVRFTVREATLDDVFLTLTDRAVKEVASV; from the coding sequence ATGGTGAACGGGCCACCAGCGGTCGAGCTGGTCGACCTGCGCAAGTCCTTTGGTGATCTCGTCGTCCTCGACGGCCTGACCATGCGGGTGCCCACCGGCGGGGTGCACGCCCTGTTGGGTCAGAACGGGGCCGGCAAGACCACCACCGTGCGGATCCTGGCCACGCTGACCCGGCCGGACTCGGGCGTCGCCCGGGTGGCCGGCCACGACGTGGTGCGCGAAAGGCGCCGGGTACGCCGGGCGATCAGCCTCGCCGGCCAGCACGCGGCCCTCGACGACGGGCAGACCGGCGTGGAGAACCTGACCATGCTGGCGCGGCTCACCGGGCTGCCGGGGCCGGCGGCCCGCGACCGCGCCGCCGCACTGCTGGACCGCTTCGACCTGGCCGACGCCGCCGGCCGGCGGGTGGTGACGTACTCCGGCGGGATGCGGCGCCGCCTCGACCTGGCGGCCAGCCTGGTCGGCACCCCCTCGGTGATCTTCCTGGACGAGCCCACCACCGGCCTGGACCCGCGCAGCCGGCAGGGCCTGTGGGAGGTGATCGGCGAGCTGGCCGGGGCCGGCGTGACCGTGCTGCTCACCACGCAGTACCTGGAGGAAGCCGACCGCCTCGCCGACCGGGTCATGGTGCTGCACCAGGGCGGGCTCGTCGCCGAGGGGACGGCGGCCGACCTCAAGCGCCGCTTCGGCGCCCAGCGGCTGGAGCTGACCTGGCGCGACGCGGACGGCTTCGCCGAGGCGGCGCGCTGCCTCGGCGACCGGGTCACCCACCGCGAGCCGGCCCGGCGGGAGTTGTCGGTGGCCACCGACGGCAGCGCGCCACAGGTCCGCGGCCTGCTCGACGAGGTCGACCCGGACCGGCACGGGGTGGTCCGGTTCACCGTCCGGGAGGCGACCCTCGACGACGTCTTCCTCACCCTTACCGACCGCGCCGTCAAGGAGGTGGCCAGTGTCTGA
- a CDS encoding TetR/AcrR family transcriptional regulator, translating to MGEPDVELPENIALAWGLRDRPSRGPRRSLSLDRVVAAGIRVAQAEGLPSVSMSRVAGELGVATMSLYRYVPTKQDLLDLMIDAAFGPPPPPRAPDEGWRPALTRWAEANLAALRREPWIRHVPISGPPINPNQVRWFECGLAALRGIPLRGTERLSALMLVSGYTRSWANTVADLAEAAVRTGQTPDEVGQNYWRYLAVLTASGPYPAIHEMLTEGEDDEEDYFDAEWRFGLGRVLDGVEALIRSRDADQG from the coding sequence GTGGGCGAACCCGACGTCGAGCTGCCCGAAAACATCGCGCTCGCCTGGGGGCTGCGCGACCGCCCCAGCCGTGGCCCCAGGCGCAGCCTCAGCCTGGACCGGGTGGTGGCCGCCGGGATCCGGGTCGCCCAGGCGGAAGGGCTGCCGTCGGTGTCGATGAGCCGGGTGGCCGGCGAGTTGGGCGTGGCGACCATGTCGCTCTACCGGTACGTGCCGACCAAACAGGACCTGCTCGATCTCATGATCGACGCCGCCTTCGGGCCGCCACCGCCGCCACGCGCGCCGGACGAGGGCTGGCGGCCCGCGCTCACCCGGTGGGCCGAGGCCAACCTCGCCGCGCTGCGCCGGGAGCCGTGGATCCGGCACGTGCCGATCAGCGGCCCACCGATCAACCCCAACCAGGTGCGCTGGTTCGAGTGCGGGCTCGCCGCGCTGCGCGGCATCCCCCTGCGCGGCACCGAGCGGCTCTCCGCCCTCATGCTGGTCAGCGGGTACACCCGCAGCTGGGCGAACACCGTCGCCGACCTGGCCGAGGCCGCCGTCCGCACCGGGCAGACCCCCGACGAGGTGGGCCAGAACTACTGGCGATACCTGGCCGTGCTCACCGCCTCCGGCCCGTACCCGGCGATCCACGAGATGCTGACCGAGGGGGAGGACGACGAGGAGGACTACTTCGACGCGGAGTGGCGGTTCGGGCTCGGCCGGGTGCTCGACGGCGTCGAGGCGCTGATCCGGTCCCGCGACGCCGACCAGGGCTGA
- a CDS encoding DNA topoisomerase IB, whose product MRLRRSDPGRPGYRRRRRGQGWSFLDPRGEPVRDVAELARLRELVIPPAWREVWIAPHPHGHIQAIGVDAAGRRQYLYHPLWRQRQDEAKFDHVLEVAHRLPALRERVGHDLAGRGLRRERVLATVTRLLDMGTFRVGSDQYAAGEDPTFGVATLRPEHTRSRRGGVVFEFPAKGGVEQVRLVSDPELCRVLTDLRRRRRAAERLFGYWDGRHWRDVRADEVNDYLREASGGEMTAKDFRTWHATVRAATELATFPSPRSVTARRRAVVAVMRQVAELLGNTPTVARASYVDPRVVDLFHDGVVAPVDETTPREQAERAVLTLLKRA is encoded by the coding sequence GTGCGGTTGCGGCGTAGCGATCCGGGTCGGCCGGGTTACCGGCGTCGCCGGCGGGGGCAGGGCTGGTCGTTCCTGGATCCGCGCGGCGAGCCGGTCCGGGACGTCGCGGAGTTGGCCCGGCTGCGGGAGCTGGTCATCCCGCCGGCCTGGCGCGAGGTGTGGATCGCGCCGCATCCCCACGGGCACATCCAGGCCATCGGTGTCGACGCGGCCGGCCGCAGGCAGTACCTCTACCACCCGCTGTGGCGGCAGCGGCAGGACGAGGCGAAGTTCGACCACGTGCTGGAGGTGGCCCACCGGCTGCCGGCGCTGCGCGAGCGGGTCGGCCACGACCTGGCGGGGCGGGGGCTGCGCCGCGAGCGGGTGTTGGCGACGGTGACCCGGCTGCTCGACATGGGCACGTTCCGGGTCGGCAGCGACCAGTATGCGGCGGGGGAGGATCCGACGTTCGGGGTGGCCACGCTGCGCCCGGAGCACACCCGGTCCCGCCGGGGCGGCGTGGTCTTCGAGTTCCCGGCCAAGGGCGGCGTCGAACAGGTACGCCTGGTCTCCGATCCGGAGCTGTGTCGGGTGCTGACCGACCTGCGCCGCCGGCGGCGGGCGGCGGAGCGGCTGTTCGGCTACTGGGACGGGCGGCACTGGCGGGACGTCCGCGCCGACGAGGTCAACGACTACCTGCGTGAGGCCAGCGGCGGTGAGATGACCGCGAAGGACTTCCGTACCTGGCACGCCACGGTGCGCGCGGCGACGGAGCTGGCCACGTTCCCCTCGCCCCGGTCGGTGACCGCCCGGCGCCGGGCGGTGGTGGCGGTGATGCGGCAGGTGGCGGAACTGCTCGGCAATACCCCGACGGTGGCCCGCGCGTCGTACGTGGATCCTCGGGTGGTCGACCTGTTCCACGACGGCGTGGTCGCGCCGGTGGACGAGACGACGCCCCGGGAGCAGGCGGAGCGGGCGGTGCTGACCCTGCTGAAGCGGGCCTGA
- a CDS encoding glycosyltransferase family 9 protein has translation MILALRALGVGDLATAVPALRALRAAYPDRELVLAAPAWLGPLVELVGGVDRLLPTDGLDRPAWPDRQGWVDRQDRVDRRDRADRLAEPVEVAVNLHGRGPESHRLLAATRPARLFAFANTEAGHGDGPDWDDDEHEVPRWCRLLRGYGIVADPADLDLRRPAPGTMPGGVTVLHPGSKVPAKRWPAGRYAALARELAARGHRVVLTGSPPERAGALRIAYAAGLPATAVLAGRTDLAQLAALVAQARLVVSGDTGVAHLATGYRTASVVLFGPIPPSRWGPPPERRRHRVLWAGSAPGPVRGGSPVAVAAIGVDEVLTAVGEVERAVRRDRAVAA, from the coding sequence GTGATCCTGGCGCTGCGTGCCCTCGGCGTCGGTGACCTCGCCACGGCGGTCCCGGCGCTGCGGGCGCTGCGCGCGGCGTACCCCGACCGGGAGCTGGTGCTCGCCGCGCCGGCCTGGCTCGGGCCGCTGGTCGAGCTGGTCGGCGGGGTGGACCGGCTGCTGCCCACCGACGGCCTGGACCGCCCGGCCTGGCCGGACCGGCAGGGCTGGGTGGACCGGCAGGACCGGGTGGACCGGCGGGATCGGGCGGACCGGCTTGCCGAGCCGGTCGAGGTCGCGGTCAACCTGCACGGTCGGGGCCCGGAGTCGCACCGGCTGCTCGCCGCCACCCGCCCCGCCCGGCTGTTCGCCTTCGCCAACACCGAAGCCGGGCACGGCGACGGCCCGGACTGGGACGACGACGAGCACGAGGTGCCGCGCTGGTGCCGGCTGCTGCGCGGGTACGGCATCGTGGCCGACCCGGCCGACCTGGACCTGCGCCGCCCGGCACCGGGGACCATGCCCGGCGGCGTCACCGTGCTGCATCCCGGCTCGAAGGTTCCCGCCAAGCGCTGGCCGGCCGGGCGGTACGCCGCCCTGGCCCGGGAGCTGGCCGCGCGGGGGCACCGGGTGGTGCTGACCGGCAGCCCGCCGGAGCGGGCCGGCGCCCTGCGGATCGCGTACGCCGCCGGGCTGCCGGCGACCGCGGTGCTGGCCGGCCGGACCGACCTCGCCCAGTTGGCCGCCCTGGTGGCGCAGGCCCGCCTGGTGGTCAGCGGGGACACCGGGGTGGCGCACCTGGCCACCGGGTACCGCACCGCCTCGGTGGTGCTCTTCGGACCGATCCCACCGAGCCGGTGGGGGCCGCCGCCGGAGCGCCGGCGGCACCGGGTGCTCTGGGCCGGGTCGGCGCCGGGCCCCGTGCGGGGCGGCAGCCCTGTCGCGGTGGCCGCCATCGGTGTGGACGAGGTGCTGACGGCCGTCGGCGAGGTGGAACGGGCGGTACGGAGGGACCGTGCGGTTGCGGCGTAG
- a CDS encoding SDR family oxidoreductase has product MSAPGAGRTVLVTGGASGLGAAVVTAVARAGGRPLVLDRRPPADGVPWVECDLADTRAAERATRELAERAGGLDGVVTAAGVDVPGRLADIPAETWERIVTVDLLATAAVIRAALPFLAASRGTVVTVASTLGVKAVSDATAYCAAKFGVVGFTRALAAELAGTVGVTLLVPGGMRTAFFDERDPRYRPGPDAVLNDPADTAAAVMFALSQPAGCAVRELVVCAEQETSYP; this is encoded by the coding sequence GTGAGCGCGCCGGGTGCCGGGAGGACGGTGCTGGTCACCGGCGGCGCCAGCGGGCTGGGCGCGGCGGTGGTGACGGCGGTGGCCCGGGCCGGCGGCCGGCCGCTGGTGCTGGATCGGCGACCGCCCGCCGACGGGGTGCCCTGGGTGGAGTGCGACCTGGCCGACACCCGGGCCGCCGAGCGGGCCACCCGCGAACTGGCCGAGCGTGCGGGCGGACTGGACGGCGTGGTCACCGCCGCCGGCGTCGACGTGCCCGGCCGGCTCGCCGACATCCCCGCCGAGACATGGGAGCGGATCGTCACCGTCGACCTGCTGGCCACCGCCGCGGTGATCCGGGCCGCGTTGCCGTTCCTGGCGGCGTCCCGGGGCACCGTCGTCACGGTGGCGTCCACCCTGGGGGTGAAGGCGGTCAGCGACGCGACGGCGTACTGCGCGGCGAAGTTCGGGGTGGTCGGCTTCACCCGGGCGCTCGCCGCCGAGCTGGCCGGGACCGTGGGCGTCACGCTGCTGGTGCCGGGCGGGATGCGTACCGCCTTCTTCGACGAGCGCGACCCGCGCTACCGCCCGGGTCCGGACGCGGTGCTCAACGACCCGGCGGACACCGCCGCCGCCGTCATGTTCGCGCTGTCCCAGCCCGCCGGCTGCGCGGTCCGCGAGCTGGTGGTCTGTGCCGAGCAGGAGACGTCGTACCCGTGA